In Stomoxys calcitrans chromosome 2, idStoCalc2.1, whole genome shotgun sequence, the following proteins share a genomic window:
- the LOC106091130 gene encoding GTP-binding protein Rheb homolog: MPPKERNIAMMGYRSVGKSSLSIQFVEGQFVDSYDPTIENTFTKVTRVNSQDYGVKLVDTAGQDEYSIFPVQYSMDFHGYVLVYSITSQKSFEVIKIIYEKLLDVMGKKYVPVVLVGNKTDLHQERTVSTDEGRKLAESWRAAFLETSAKQNESVADIFHQLLLLIENENGNPQEKSSCIIS; encoded by the exons ATGCCACCCAAAGAACGTAATATAGCAATGATGGGCTACAGATCTGTAG GCAAATCTTCGTTGAGTATACAATTTGTCGAGGGGCAATTTGTGGATTCGTATGACCCCACGATAGAAAATA CATTTACAAAGGTGACGCGTGTTAATTCTCAAGACTATGGCGTTAAACTTGTGGACACAGCGGGGCAAGATGAATATAGCATATTTCCTGTACAATACAGTATGGACTTTCATGGCTACGTCTTGGTTTATTCGATAACCAGCCAAAAATCATTtgaggttataaaaattatttatgagAAATTGTTAGATGTTATGGGAAagaaata TGTACCTGTTGTGTTGGTAGGTAATAAAACTGATTTGCATCAAGAGCGTACTGTTTCCACTGATGAGGGTAGAAAACTGGCGGAATCTTGGCGCGCTGCATTTTTAGAAACTTCTGCAAAACAAAATGAG TCTGTGGCCGATATATTCCACCAGCTATTgttgttaattgaaaatgaGAATGGAAACCCCCAAGAAAAGAGCAGCTGCATCATTTCGTGA
- the LOC106091209 gene encoding NADH dehydrogenase (ubiquinone) 23 kDa subunit: MSMTMKLFSASRNGQRLLGASSRLMSTKEAKDIVEVPKGYVYVNNKEESMDLNDVTDRAASTIFLSELMRGFGVTLAHIFKEPATINYPFEKGPLSPRFRGEHALRRYPSGEERCIACKLCEAICPAQAITIEAEERADGSRRTTRYDIDMTKCIYCGFCQEACPVDAIVEGPNFEFSTETHEELLYNKEKLLNNGDKWESEIASNLQADHLYR, from the exons ATGTCTATGACAATGAAATTATTTTCCGCCTCCAGAAATG GCCAACGCCTACTTGGTGCCAGCTCCCGTTTGATGAGCACCAAGGAAGCCAAAGATATTGTCGAAGTACCCAAGGGTTATGTCTATGTCAACAACAAAGAAGAAAGCATGGACCTTAACGATGTAACAGATAGAGCTGCTAGCACTATCTTCCTAAGTGAGTTGATGCGAGGTTTCGGTGTCACTTTGGCCCATATCTTCAAGGAACCGGCTACAATCAATTATCCTTTCGAAAAGGGACCTTTGAGTCCTCGTTTCCGTGGCGAACATGCTTTGCGTCGTTATCCAAGTGGTGAAGAACGTTGTATTGCATGCAAATTGTGCGAAGCGATTTGCCCAGCTCAAGCTATCACCATTGAGGCCGAAGAacgtgccgatggcagcaggaGAACAACACGCTACGATATCGATATGACCAAATGCATCTACTGTGGTTTCTGTCAG GAAGCCTGTCCCGTCGATGCCattgtcgaaggacccaacttCGAATTCTCCACTGAAACTCACGAAGAATTGTTGTACAATAAGGAGAAATTGTTGAATAATGGTGATAAATGGGAATCCGAAATCGCTTCTAATTTACAAGCTGATCATTTGTATCGTTAA
- the LOC106091218 gene encoding actin-related protein 2/3 complex subunit 3 — protein sequence MPAYHSTIKEFPLTVANMAILPIKTQFRGPAPVQTSNDNDIIDESLYFFKANVFFRTYEIKSEVDRTLIYITLYITECLKKLQRCANKNQGQQEMYSLAISKFDIPGDPGFPLNAVYGRPQTAQESDTMRQYILQLRHETGNRVLEKVFGEDGKPNKWWICFAKKKFMEKSLSGPGQ from the exons ATGCCG GCTTATCATTCCACTATTAAAGAGTTTCCATTAACAGTGGCAAACATGGCTATATTGCCTATTAAAACTCAGTTTAGAGGACCAGCCCCAGTGCAAACGAGTAATGATAACGATATCATTGATGAGTCACTTTACTTCTTCAAAGCCAATGTTTTCTTTAGAACCTATGAAATTAAG tCTGAAGTCGATCGCACATTGATCTACATAACGCTTTATATTACGGAATGTTTGAAAAAGTTACAACGCTGTGCCAACAAAAACCAAGGCCAACAGGAGATGTATAGTTTAGCCATATCGAAATTCGATATTCCTGGCGATCCAGGCTTTCCCTTGAATGCTGTATATGGCAGACCGCAAACTGCCCAGGAGTCGG ATACAATGAGGCAATATATCCTACAACTGCGCCATGAAACCGGCAACCGGGTACTGGAAAAAGTTTTCGGCGAAGATGGCAAACCCAACAAATGGTGGATTTGCTTTGCCAAAAAGAAGTTTATGGAAAAATCATTGTCTGGACCAGGACAATAA